Below is a genomic region from Candidatus Polarisedimenticolaceae bacterium.
TCGGCTGGATCGTGACCTCGGCGGCGAGCTCGGGGTTCTTGCAGAGGTCGACGAACGATCCCGCCTTCGCGCGCGTGGCCCGGTACTCGGGGAGGTACCGTCCCGCCTGCCGCATGATCCAGATGGGGGGGCGCTCGGTCTTCTCGCCCCGGCACGCTCGAAGGAACAGGTCGCTCACGGGTGCCTCACTAGGCCAGGATCGCCTTGGCGATCGTGTTGAGCTGCATGAAGGTCGTGCCTTCGTAGATCTTCCCGATCTTGCAGTCGCGGTAGTACTTCTCGACCGGGTACTCGTGGGTGTAGCCGTTGCCGCCGTACACCTCGACCGCCGCCGACGCCGACTGCTCGGCGACCTCGGAGGCGAGGAGCTTGGCCATCGCGGCCTCGGTCATGAACGGCTCTCCGGCATCGCGAAGGCGCGCCGCGTTGTAGACGGTGAGGCGCGCGGCGTGGATGCGTGCGGCGAGCCCCGCGAGAAGGTGCTGGACCGCCTGGAACTCCGCGATCGGCCGGCCGAACTGCTGCCGCTCCTTCGCGTAGCGGATGGCGCAGTCGAGCGCTCCCTGCGCGAGGCCGACCATCTGCGCTCCGATCCCGATCCGTCCCTCGTTCAGGGTCTCGATCGCGATCTTGTACCCCTTGCCGATCTCGCCGAGGACGCGGTCGCCGGGGATCCGGCAGCGGTCGAAGACGATCTCGCACGTCGAGGACGCCTTGATCCCGAGCTTGTCCTCGCGCTTGCCGAGCGAGAAGCCGGGATCGCTCCTCTCGACGAGGAAGGCGGTGATCCCCTTGTACCCCTTCGACGGATCCACGGTGGCGAAGACGAGGAACTGCCCCGCCTCGCCCGCGTTCGTGATCCAGAGCTTGTGGCCGTCGAGGACCCATCCGTCGGCGTCCTGCGTCGCGCGGCAGGCGAGCGCGAACGCGTCCGATCCCGAGCCCGCCTCGCTGAGCGCGTAGGAGACGACCGTGTCGGTCGCCGCGCGCCGGAGGAAACGTTCCTTCTGCGCCGGGGTGCCGAGACGGGAGACGGCGTTGTTGAAGAGGGTGTTCTGGACGTCGACGAGCACCCCGACCGCGGCGTCGACCTTCGAGATCTCCTCGACCGCGAGGATCGACTGGAAGAAAGTCCCGCCGGCGCCGCCGTATTCCTCGGGGACGTCGATCCCCATCAGCCCCATCTCGAAGAGTTTGGGGAGGAGGTCGTCGTCGTATCTCCCGGCGGCGTCCATCGCCTGCACGCGCGGGGCGATCTCCCCGGCGGCGAACTCGCGCACGGCGTCGCGGAACAGGGCTTCTTCGTCGGTGATCTGCGTCAGGGCGGGGATGCGGGAATCCATGCCGAACTCCTGCTGCAAAAGAGGGGGATGGTAGCAGCAGGGGTAGGTGTGGAGGGGAAATGGGGACAGCAACCTATTTCGGGAGCTGGGACAGTCCCCGGCTCCCGAAATAGGTTGCTGTCCCCATTTCGCAC
It encodes:
- a CDS encoding acyl-CoA dehydrogenase family protein; translation: MDSRIPALTQITDEEALFRDAVREFAAGEIAPRVQAMDAAGRYDDDLLPKLFEMGLMGIDVPEEYGGAGGTFFQSILAVEEISKVDAAVGVLVDVQNTLFNNAVSRLGTPAQKERFLRRAATDTVVSYALSEAGSGSDAFALACRATQDADGWVLDGHKLWITNAGEAGQFLVFATVDPSKGYKGITAFLVERSDPGFSLGKREDKLGIKASSTCEIVFDRCRIPGDRVLGEIGKGYKIAIETLNEGRIGIGAQMVGLAQGALDCAIRYAKERQQFGRPIAEFQAVQHLLAGLAARIHAARLTVYNAARLRDAGEPFMTEAAMAKLLASEVAEQSASAAVEVYGGNGYTHEYPVEKYYRDCKIGKIYEGTTFMQLNTIAKAILA